From the Diceros bicornis minor isolate mBicDic1 chromosome 19, mDicBic1.mat.cur, whole genome shotgun sequence genome, one window contains:
- the ASXL1 gene encoding polycomb group protein ASXL1 isoform X4, giving the protein MIGSIFSVTVPHPHQHYLKDALQWSRNPAAVEGEEPEDTADVESCGSNEASTVSGENDVSLDETSSNASCSTESQSRPLSNPRDSYRASSQTNKQKKKTGVMLPRVVLTPLKVNGAHVESASGFSGRHADGESGSPSSSSSGSLALGSAAIRGQAEVARDPAPLLRGFRKPATGQMKRNRGEEIDFETPGSILVNTNLRALINSRTFHALPSHFQQQLLFLLPEVDRQVGTDGLLRLSSSALNNEFFTHAAQSWRERLADGEFTHEMQVRIRQEMEKEKKVEQWKEKFFEDYYGQKLGLTKEESLQQNVGQEEAEIRSDLHVPGESARPQRGPATRQRDGHFKKRSRPDLRTRARRNLYKKQEPEQAGIAQDTQPVAPDIPLYKDGEAKTDSAGVGSLHLPSTSSAAPNLESPEFPVESVASQIQTNPDDLAHASASLDRIPSLPQETVDQEPKDQKRKSFEQAASASFPEKKPRLEDRQSFRNTIESVHTEKPQPTKEEPKVPPIRIQLSRIKPPWVVKGQPTYQICPRIVPIAESSCRGWTGARTLADIKARALQVRGARGHHCHREEATTAIGGGGGPGGGGGGATDEGGGRGSTSGDGGEACGHPKSRGNPRTPGECASDLQRTQLLPPCPLNGEHTQAGTAGSGARREDLASLKKEESCPLQRVPDVLTSVLEDASQLPIAPTGDQPCQALPPLSSKTPAPERLVEPPTLHLDVRTEYESGTTSWERDNEEQGPTVPPEDGPLQSLVEDVVLEEGTGQALDGDSNPTMKDPVNVTPNSTPESSLAGCLQDRQFDDELGLGDSCPLVRESATRQENLKTEALASDGAAPWMPSLSNDKAMGQPELSSRESIPSVEPQVGEEWEKGAPLIPALPGGLTAEEGLDSPDNFPSLWTVLSRGCVDSTGSDCKEVEVEKPKINGDSEALSPHSESTDTASDFEGHFSEDSSEADTSGATMTKRSLVVDEDEKHSWDCSASLSKVNGGPNPVTRTDEMVAPQSWVSRVCAVPQKIPDSLLLASTEYQPRPVSLGRPESSVEATNPLVMQLLQGSLPLEKVLPPALSGSKPESPRLPLMKEQSHGGSLGMGSSQDPGENSCVVGRSSPNSLRASKEPLLPECQEASTGLARLEATQAPGAPQKNSKTVPSLDSLYPVTNPTAASGKVEVDSKEQFSPFSLEDQKEARDLSRCSNSDAAPGRSLGNLTTSRAPCFSSPKVISLGPDQTGQALGDQNSAGGQGKKLFGSRNVVAALHCPRPVEPAALPADDPPSFPSRKLGPSKNSMSIGEQTAREDWVPKPPPASVGSIKSEKTFAGSPLKVTAENRNTAGPGPRELVDHLQGMPFVLDLPFWKLPREPGKGLSQPLEPSSIPSQLNIKQAFYGKLSKLQLSSTSFNYSSSSPAFPKGLAGSVVQLSHKANFGASHSASLSLQMFTDSSTVESISLQCACSLKAMIMCQGCGAFCHDDCIGPSKLCVLCLVVR; this is encoded by the exons ATGATTGGATCCATTTTCAGTGTAActgttccacatcctcatcagcactaCTTG AAGGATGCCCTACAGTGGTCTCGCAATCCAGCTGCAGTGGAGGGAGAGGAGCCAGAGGACACAGCTGATGTGGAGAGCTGTGGGTCTAATGAAGCCAGCACTGTGAGTGGTGAAAATGATG TTTCTCTTGATGAAACATCTTCGAATGCCTCGTGTTCTACAGAATCTCAGAGTCGGCCTCTTTCCAATCCCAGGGACAGCTACAGAGCTTCCTCACAG AcaaacaagcaaaagaaaaagaccGGGGTGATGCTGCCTCGAGTTGTCCTGACTCCTCTGAAGGTAAACGGGGCCCACGTGGAATCTGCATCAG GGTTCTCGGGCCGCCACGCCGATGGCGAGAGTGGCAGCCCgtccagcagcagcagcggctcTCTGGCCCTGGGCAGCGCTGCTATTCGTGGCCAGGCCGAGGTCGCCCGGGACCCTGCCCCGCTCCTGAGAGGCTTCCGGAAGCCGGCCACAG GTCAAATGAAGCGCAACAGAGGGGAAGAGATAGATTTTGAGACGCCTGGGTCCATTCTCGTCAACACCAACCTCCGGGCTCTGATAAACTCTCGGACCTTCCATGCcctgccatcccacttccaacagcagctcctcttcctcctgcctgaAGTGGACAGACAG GTGGGGACAGATGGCCTTCTGCGTCTCAGCAGCAGTGCACTGAATAACGAGTTTTTCACCCATGCGGCTCAGAGCTGGCGGGAACGCCTGGCTGATG GCGAGTTCACTCATGAGATGCAAGTCAGAATACGACaggaaatggagaaggaaaagaaggtggaaCAGTGGAAAGAAAAATTCTTTGAAGACTACTATGGACAGAA ATTGGGTTTGACCAAAGAAGAGTCGTTGCAGCAAAATGTGGGCCAGGAGGAGGCTGAAATCAGGAGCGACTTGCATGTCCCAGGAGAATCAGCACGGCCACAGCGTGGACCGGCCACTCGGCAGCGAGATGGGCATTTCAAGAAACGCTCTCGGCCAGATCTGCGAACCAGAGCGAGAAGGAATCTGTACAAAAAACAAGAGCCAGAACAAGCAGGGATTGCTCAAGACACGCAACCTGTGGCACCAGACATCCCTCTCTACAAGGATGGGGAGGCTAAGACCGACTCAGCAGGGGTCGGCAGTCTCCACCTGCCAAGCACATCCTCTGCAGCACCAAACCTGGAGAGTCCTGAATTCCCAGTCGAAAGTGTGGCTTCCCAGATCCAGACCAATCCAGACGACCTGGCACATGCCTCTGCGTCTCTAGACAGAATTCCCAGTTTGCCTCAGGAGACTGTGGATCAGGAACCCAAGGATCAGAAGAGGAAATCCTTTGAGCAGGCGGCCTCTGCATCCTTTCCCGAAAAGAAGCCCCGGCTTGAAGATCGTCAGTCCTTTCGTAACACAATTGAAAGTGTTCACACCGAAAAGCCACAGCCCACCAAAGAGGAGCCCAAAGTCCCGCCCATCCGG ATTCAACTTTCACGTATCAAACCACCCTGGGTGGTTAAAGGTCAGCCCACTTACCAGATATGCCCCCGCATCGTCCCCATCGCGGAGTCCTCCTGCCGGGGCTGGACTGGTGCCAGGACCCTCGCGGACATTAAAGCCCGTGCTCTGCAGGTCCGAGGGGCGAGAGGCCACCACTGCCATCGAGAGGAGGCTACCACTGCCATCGGAGGCGGGGGTGGCCCGGGTGGAGGTGGCGGCGGGGCCACCGATgagggaggtggcagaggcagcaccagtggtgatggtggtgaggcCTGTGGCCACCCTAAGTCCAGAGGAAACCCGAGGACCCCTGGAGAGTGTGCGTCAGATCTACAGCGAACACAACTACTGCCGCCTTGTCCTCTAAACGGGGAGCATACCCAGGCTGGAACTGCCGGATCTGGAGCCAGGAGAGAGGACCTGGCTTCTCTCAAAAAGGAGGAGAGCTGCCCGCTACAGAGGGTTCCAGATGTCCTCACAAGCGTGCTGGAAGATGCCTCCCAGCTCCCCATTGCTCCCACTGGGGACCAGCCATGCCAGGCTTTGCCCCCACTGTCCTCCAAAACTCCAGCACCTGAGAGATTAGTTGAGCCGCCTACGTTGCATCTAGACGTTAGAACTGAATATGAGTCTGGTACCACTTCCTGGGAAAGGGATAATGAGGAGCAAGGACCCACTGTTCCCCCAGAGGATGGTCCTCTTCAATCTCTAGTGGAGGATGTAGTATTAGAAGAAGGAACTGGCCAGGCTCTAGACGGTGACAGTAATCCCACCATGAAGGATCCTGTGAATGTGACCCCCAATTCCACCCCTGAATCGTCATTGGCTGGTTGCCTGCAGGACAGACAATTTGATGACGAATTAGGACTTGGTGACTCATGCCCACTTGTGAGGGAGAGTGCTACTAGACAAGAAAACTTGAAAACTGAGGCTCTTGCCTCCGATGGTGCTGCTCCTTGGATGCCCAGCCTGTCAAATGACAAGGCAATGGGACAGCCTGAACTCAGCTCCAGAGAAAGCATCCCATCTGTTGAGCCGCAGGTGGGAGAAGAGTGGGAGAAAGGTGCTCCCCTCATTCCTGCATTGCCTGGGGGGTTAACAGCTGAGGAGGGTCTAGATTCCCCTGACAATTTTCCTTCACTGTGGACAGTCCTGTCTCGAGGGTGCGTTGACAGCACTGGCAGCGACTGCAAAGAGGTAGAAGTTGAAAAGCCGAAGATCAATGGAGACTCTGAAGCACTGAGTCCTCACAGTGAGTCCACAGACACAGCCTCAGACTTTGAAGGCCACTTCTCTGAGGACAGCAGTGAGGCCGACACTAGTGGAGCCACCATGACGAAGAGATCCTTGGTGGTAGATGAGGATGAGAAACACAGTTGGGACTGTTCTGCCTCACTCTCTAAGGTGAACGGTGGCCCGAATCCGGTTACAAGGACAGACGAGATGGTTGCTCCTCAGAGCTGGGTGTCTCGCGTATGTGCAGTCCCCCAAAAGATCCCAGACTCCCTGCTGCTAGCCAGTACAGAGTACCAGCCAAGGCCTGTGtccctgggcaggcctgagtcCTCAGTCGAGGCCACTAACCCACTCGTGATGCAGTTGCTGCAGGGCAGCTTGCCCCTAGAGAAAGTTCTTCCTCCAGCCCTCAGTGGGAGCAAACCCGAATCCCCACGACTCCCGCTTATGAAAGAGCAGAGCCACGGTGGCTCCCTGGGGATGGGATCTTCAcaggatcctggggaaaacagttgCGTGGTTGGCAGGAGCAGCCCCAATTCTTTAAGAGCTTCAAAGGAGCCCCTTCTACCTGAGTGCCAGGAAGCAAGCACTGGTCTTGCCAGGCTGGAGGCCACCCAGGCTCCTGGAGCACCCCAAAAGAATTCCAAGACGGTCCCAAGTTTAGATTCCCTATATCCAGTGACGAATCCGACAGCTGCCTCTGGGAAAGTAGAAGTAGATTCCAAAGAGCAGTTCTCTCCCTTTAGTCTTGAAGATCAGAAGGAAGCCCGTGACCTGTCCCGGTGCAGTAACTCAGACGCTGCCCCAGGCAGAAGTCTAGGAAATCTCACTACCTCGAGAGCCCCTTGTTTCTCATCTCCAAAGGTGATCTCCTTGGGTCCCGACCAGACAGGACAGGCCCTGGGTGATCAGAACAGTGCTGGAGGCCAAGGGAAGAAGCTCTTTGGCTCTAGGAATGTGGTTGCAGCCCTTCATTGCCCCAGGCCTGTGGAGCCAGCGGCACTGCCCGCTGATGACCCTCCCAGTTTTCCTAGTAGGAAGTTGGGGCCAAGCAAAAACTCCATGTCTATTGGGGAACAGACTGCCAGGGAAGACTGGGTTCCAAAGCCACCGCCTGCCTCTGTTGGCAGCATCAAGAGCGAGAAGACTTTTGCGGGGAGCCCTCTCAAGGTGACTGCAGAGAACAGAAACACGGCTGGGCCTGGTCCTCGGGAGCTGGTGGATCACTTGCAAGGGATGCCCTTTGTCCTTGACCTGCCCTTCTGGAAATTACCCCGAGAGCCTGGGAAAGGGCTCAGTCAGCCTCTGGAGCCTTCTTCTATACCCTCCCAACTCAACATCAAACAGGCATTTTATGGGAAGCTTTCCAAACTCCAGCTAAGTTCCACCAGCTTTAATTATTCCTCCAGCTCCCCTGCGTTTCCCAAAGGCCTTGCTGGAAGTGTGGTGCAGCTGAGCCACAAAGCAAACTTTGGTGCAAGCCACAGTGCATCACTTTCCTTGCAGATGTTCACCGACAGCAGCACGGTGGAAAGCATCTCGCTGCAGTGTGCATGCAGCCTGAAAGCCATGATCATGTGCCAGGGCTGTGGTGCATTTTGTCACGATGACTGTATTGGACCCTCCAAGCTCTGTGTATTGTGCCTTGTGGTGAGATAA
- the ASXL1 gene encoding polycomb group protein ASXL1 isoform X3 — MKDKQKRKKERTWAEAARLVLENYSDAPMTPKQILQVIEAEGLKEMSGTSPLACLNAMLHSNSRGGEGLFYKLPGRISLFTLKKDALQWSRNPAAVEGEEPEDTADVESCGSNEASTVSGENDVSLDETSSNASCSTESQSRPLSNPRDSYRASSQTNKQKKKTGVMLPRVVLTPLKVNGAHVESASGQMKRNRGEEIDFETPGSILVNTNLRALINSRTFHALPSHFQQQLLFLLPEVDRQVGTDGLLRLSSSALNNEFFTHAAQSWRERLADGEFTHEMQVRIRQEMEKEKKVEQWKEKFFEDYYGQKLGLTKEESLQQNVGQEEAEIRSDLHVPGESARPQRGPATRQRDGHFKKRSRPDLRTRARRNLYKKQEPEQAGIAQDTQPVAPDIPLYKDGEAKTDSAGVGSLHLPSTSSAAPNLESPEFPVESVASQIQTNPDDLAHASASLDRIPSLPQETVDQEPKDQKRKSFEQAASASFPEKKPRLEDRQSFRNTIESVHTEKPQPTKEEPKVPPIRIQLSRIKPPWVVKGQPTYQICPRIVPIAESSCRGWTGARTLADIKARALQVRGARGHHCHREEATTAIGGGGGPGGGGGGATDEGGGRGSTSGDGGEACGHPKSRGNPRTPGECASDLQRTQLLPPCPLNGEHTQAGTAGSGARREDLASLKKEESCPLQRVPDVLTSVLEDASQLPIAPTGDQPCQALPPLSSKTPAPERLVEPPTLHLDVRTEYESGTTSWERDNEEQGPTVPPEDGPLQSLVEDVVLEEGTGQALDGDSNPTMKDPVNVTPNSTPESSLAGCLQDRQFDDELGLGDSCPLVRESATRQENLKTEALASDGAAPWMPSLSNDKAMGQPELSSRESIPSVEPQVGEEWEKGAPLIPALPGGLTAEEGLDSPDNFPSLWTVLSRGCVDSTGSDCKEVEVEKPKINGDSEALSPHSESTDTASDFEGHFSEDSSEADTSGATMTKRSLVVDEDEKHSWDCSASLSKVNGGPNPVTRTDEMVAPQSWVSRVCAVPQKIPDSLLLASTEYQPRPVSLGRPESSVEATNPLVMQLLQGSLPLEKVLPPALSGSKPESPRLPLMKEQSHGGSLGMGSSQDPGENSCVVGRSSPNSLRASKEPLLPECQEASTGLARLEATQAPGAPQKNSKTVPSLDSLYPVTNPTAASGKVEVDSKEQFSPFSLEDQKEARDLSRCSNSDAAPGRSLGNLTTSRAPCFSSPKVISLGPDQTGQALGDQNSAGGQGKKLFGSRNVVAALHCPRPVEPAALPADDPPSFPSRKLGPSKNSMSIGEQTAREDWVPKPPPASVGSIKSEKTFAGSPLKVTAENRNTAGPGPRELVDHLQGMPFVLDLPFWKLPREPGKGLSQPLEPSSIPSQLNIKQAFYGKLSKLQLSSTSFNYSSSSPAFPKGLAGSVVQLSHKANFGASHSASLSLQMFTDSSTVESISLQCACSLKAMIMCQGCGAFCHDDCIGPSKLCVLCLVVR; from the exons AAGGATGCCCTACAGTGGTCTCGCAATCCAGCTGCAGTGGAGGGAGAGGAGCCAGAGGACACAGCTGATGTGGAGAGCTGTGGGTCTAATGAAGCCAGCACTGTGAGTGGTGAAAATGATG TTTCTCTTGATGAAACATCTTCGAATGCCTCGTGTTCTACAGAATCTCAGAGTCGGCCTCTTTCCAATCCCAGGGACAGCTACAGAGCTTCCTCACAG AcaaacaagcaaaagaaaaagaccGGGGTGATGCTGCCTCGAGTTGTCCTGACTCCTCTGAAGGTAAACGGGGCCCACGTGGAATCTGCATCAG GTCAAATGAAGCGCAACAGAGGGGAAGAGATAGATTTTGAGACGCCTGGGTCCATTCTCGTCAACACCAACCTCCGGGCTCTGATAAACTCTCGGACCTTCCATGCcctgccatcccacttccaacagcagctcctcttcctcctgcctgaAGTGGACAGACAG GTGGGGACAGATGGCCTTCTGCGTCTCAGCAGCAGTGCACTGAATAACGAGTTTTTCACCCATGCGGCTCAGAGCTGGCGGGAACGCCTGGCTGATG GCGAGTTCACTCATGAGATGCAAGTCAGAATACGACaggaaatggagaaggaaaagaaggtggaaCAGTGGAAAGAAAAATTCTTTGAAGACTACTATGGACAGAA ATTGGGTTTGACCAAAGAAGAGTCGTTGCAGCAAAATGTGGGCCAGGAGGAGGCTGAAATCAGGAGCGACTTGCATGTCCCAGGAGAATCAGCACGGCCACAGCGTGGACCGGCCACTCGGCAGCGAGATGGGCATTTCAAGAAACGCTCTCGGCCAGATCTGCGAACCAGAGCGAGAAGGAATCTGTACAAAAAACAAGAGCCAGAACAAGCAGGGATTGCTCAAGACACGCAACCTGTGGCACCAGACATCCCTCTCTACAAGGATGGGGAGGCTAAGACCGACTCAGCAGGGGTCGGCAGTCTCCACCTGCCAAGCACATCCTCTGCAGCACCAAACCTGGAGAGTCCTGAATTCCCAGTCGAAAGTGTGGCTTCCCAGATCCAGACCAATCCAGACGACCTGGCACATGCCTCTGCGTCTCTAGACAGAATTCCCAGTTTGCCTCAGGAGACTGTGGATCAGGAACCCAAGGATCAGAAGAGGAAATCCTTTGAGCAGGCGGCCTCTGCATCCTTTCCCGAAAAGAAGCCCCGGCTTGAAGATCGTCAGTCCTTTCGTAACACAATTGAAAGTGTTCACACCGAAAAGCCACAGCCCACCAAAGAGGAGCCCAAAGTCCCGCCCATCCGG ATTCAACTTTCACGTATCAAACCACCCTGGGTGGTTAAAGGTCAGCCCACTTACCAGATATGCCCCCGCATCGTCCCCATCGCGGAGTCCTCCTGCCGGGGCTGGACTGGTGCCAGGACCCTCGCGGACATTAAAGCCCGTGCTCTGCAGGTCCGAGGGGCGAGAGGCCACCACTGCCATCGAGAGGAGGCTACCACTGCCATCGGAGGCGGGGGTGGCCCGGGTGGAGGTGGCGGCGGGGCCACCGATgagggaggtggcagaggcagcaccagtggtgatggtggtgaggcCTGTGGCCACCCTAAGTCCAGAGGAAACCCGAGGACCCCTGGAGAGTGTGCGTCAGATCTACAGCGAACACAACTACTGCCGCCTTGTCCTCTAAACGGGGAGCATACCCAGGCTGGAACTGCCGGATCTGGAGCCAGGAGAGAGGACCTGGCTTCTCTCAAAAAGGAGGAGAGCTGCCCGCTACAGAGGGTTCCAGATGTCCTCACAAGCGTGCTGGAAGATGCCTCCCAGCTCCCCATTGCTCCCACTGGGGACCAGCCATGCCAGGCTTTGCCCCCACTGTCCTCCAAAACTCCAGCACCTGAGAGATTAGTTGAGCCGCCTACGTTGCATCTAGACGTTAGAACTGAATATGAGTCTGGTACCACTTCCTGGGAAAGGGATAATGAGGAGCAAGGACCCACTGTTCCCCCAGAGGATGGTCCTCTTCAATCTCTAGTGGAGGATGTAGTATTAGAAGAAGGAACTGGCCAGGCTCTAGACGGTGACAGTAATCCCACCATGAAGGATCCTGTGAATGTGACCCCCAATTCCACCCCTGAATCGTCATTGGCTGGTTGCCTGCAGGACAGACAATTTGATGACGAATTAGGACTTGGTGACTCATGCCCACTTGTGAGGGAGAGTGCTACTAGACAAGAAAACTTGAAAACTGAGGCTCTTGCCTCCGATGGTGCTGCTCCTTGGATGCCCAGCCTGTCAAATGACAAGGCAATGGGACAGCCTGAACTCAGCTCCAGAGAAAGCATCCCATCTGTTGAGCCGCAGGTGGGAGAAGAGTGGGAGAAAGGTGCTCCCCTCATTCCTGCATTGCCTGGGGGGTTAACAGCTGAGGAGGGTCTAGATTCCCCTGACAATTTTCCTTCACTGTGGACAGTCCTGTCTCGAGGGTGCGTTGACAGCACTGGCAGCGACTGCAAAGAGGTAGAAGTTGAAAAGCCGAAGATCAATGGAGACTCTGAAGCACTGAGTCCTCACAGTGAGTCCACAGACACAGCCTCAGACTTTGAAGGCCACTTCTCTGAGGACAGCAGTGAGGCCGACACTAGTGGAGCCACCATGACGAAGAGATCCTTGGTGGTAGATGAGGATGAGAAACACAGTTGGGACTGTTCTGCCTCACTCTCTAAGGTGAACGGTGGCCCGAATCCGGTTACAAGGACAGACGAGATGGTTGCTCCTCAGAGCTGGGTGTCTCGCGTATGTGCAGTCCCCCAAAAGATCCCAGACTCCCTGCTGCTAGCCAGTACAGAGTACCAGCCAAGGCCTGTGtccctgggcaggcctgagtcCTCAGTCGAGGCCACTAACCCACTCGTGATGCAGTTGCTGCAGGGCAGCTTGCCCCTAGAGAAAGTTCTTCCTCCAGCCCTCAGTGGGAGCAAACCCGAATCCCCACGACTCCCGCTTATGAAAGAGCAGAGCCACGGTGGCTCCCTGGGGATGGGATCTTCAcaggatcctggggaaaacagttgCGTGGTTGGCAGGAGCAGCCCCAATTCTTTAAGAGCTTCAAAGGAGCCCCTTCTACCTGAGTGCCAGGAAGCAAGCACTGGTCTTGCCAGGCTGGAGGCCACCCAGGCTCCTGGAGCACCCCAAAAGAATTCCAAGACGGTCCCAAGTTTAGATTCCCTATATCCAGTGACGAATCCGACAGCTGCCTCTGGGAAAGTAGAAGTAGATTCCAAAGAGCAGTTCTCTCCCTTTAGTCTTGAAGATCAGAAGGAAGCCCGTGACCTGTCCCGGTGCAGTAACTCAGACGCTGCCCCAGGCAGAAGTCTAGGAAATCTCACTACCTCGAGAGCCCCTTGTTTCTCATCTCCAAAGGTGATCTCCTTGGGTCCCGACCAGACAGGACAGGCCCTGGGTGATCAGAACAGTGCTGGAGGCCAAGGGAAGAAGCTCTTTGGCTCTAGGAATGTGGTTGCAGCCCTTCATTGCCCCAGGCCTGTGGAGCCAGCGGCACTGCCCGCTGATGACCCTCCCAGTTTTCCTAGTAGGAAGTTGGGGCCAAGCAAAAACTCCATGTCTATTGGGGAACAGACTGCCAGGGAAGACTGGGTTCCAAAGCCACCGCCTGCCTCTGTTGGCAGCATCAAGAGCGAGAAGACTTTTGCGGGGAGCCCTCTCAAGGTGACTGCAGAGAACAGAAACACGGCTGGGCCTGGTCCTCGGGAGCTGGTGGATCACTTGCAAGGGATGCCCTTTGTCCTTGACCTGCCCTTCTGGAAATTACCCCGAGAGCCTGGGAAAGGGCTCAGTCAGCCTCTGGAGCCTTCTTCTATACCCTCCCAACTCAACATCAAACAGGCATTTTATGGGAAGCTTTCCAAACTCCAGCTAAGTTCCACCAGCTTTAATTATTCCTCCAGCTCCCCTGCGTTTCCCAAAGGCCTTGCTGGAAGTGTGGTGCAGCTGAGCCACAAAGCAAACTTTGGTGCAAGCCACAGTGCATCACTTTCCTTGCAGATGTTCACCGACAGCAGCACGGTGGAAAGCATCTCGCTGCAGTGTGCATGCAGCCTGAAAGCCATGATCATGTGCCAGGGCTGTGGTGCATTTTGTCACGATGACTGTATTGGACCCTCCAAGCTCTGTGTATTGTGCCTTGTGGTGAGATAA